GAAATCAACCCCTTCAACACCAGACTTCACATCTTCAGTCAGGATGATCTTGGCACCGGTTGTTTCAGCGATATCCAGACACTGACGAACTAACTCTTCGTTAGGCCAGAAAGCCTTAGGTGCAACCAGACGGATTTCCATACCCATTTTCGCAGCGCCAACCATCAAAGAGTTACCCATATTGAAGCGGGCATCACCCATGTAAGCAAACTTCATCTTGTTTAATGGGACGCCTGGTAGGTGCTCCATCATGGTCATAAAGTCAGCCAGGATTTGAGTTGGGTGGAATTCATCAGTCAGACCGTTCCATACTGGTACGCCGGCATACTGACCCAGCTCTTCAACGATTTCCTGACCAAAACCACGGTATTCAATCCCATCATACATGCGGCCCAGTACGCGCGCTGTGTCTTTCATGGATTCTTTGTGACCAATTTGAGAGCCGCTGGGGCCGAGGTAAGTCACTAAAGCGCCTTGGTCAAATGCTGCAACTTCAAAAGCACAACGGGTACGGGTAGATGTTTTTTCAAAAATCAGCGCAATGTTCTTACCCACCAGTTTCTTCTGCTCAACACCGGCATATTTGGCCTTTTTCAGATCAATGGACAGATTCAGTAGGAAATTGATCTCAGCAGGGGTGAAGTCCAGTAGCTTGAGGAAGTTTCGATTTTTCAGATTGAAAGCCATGATATAAATCCTTTTTATATTAAGTAATTAACTAAGTAAGAAAAATGGGAAAGACAATTACATTTTCAGCTTATAAATGCTCTGAGTCTGAGACTTATCCATAATTAGGGTGCCACACTCCCCTTTTAAGATATCGGCGCCATCGGTCAGACAACCGATACCCACCTGCCCTTTAGTGGCATTAACGAATTCACAGGCAGCGGTGATTTTAGGGCCCATGGAACCCGCATCGAACTCCATTTCAGCCAGTGTTTCTGGGTGAGTAATGCGCAGCGCTTCTTGCTGCTCAGTGCCCCAGTTCAGGTATACAGCGTCAGCATCAGTCAGAATCAACAGGGCATCAGCGTTAATTTGCTTGGCCAGGAATGCTGCGGACAAATCTTTGTCGATAACCGCTTCAACACCGATCAGTTTCTCATCCTGACGCGTCACCGGAATACCACCGCCACCGGAACAGATCACCAGGTTGCCCTGATCAATCAGCTGACGAATGCTATCAGATTCAACAATGTTCAATGGCTTAGGTGACGGCACCACGCGACGGATGTATTTACCGTCATTCTTGAACTCCCAACCTTTGTCCAGCGCCAGCTGGTCTGCTTCGGCTTTGTCATACACAGGGCCGATATACTTGGTTGGCATCAAAAACGCAGGGTCTTTGCTGTCTACTTCCACCTGGGTCAGCATGGTCACAACAGGTGTGCCTGGCAGAATATTTTGTAACTCCTGCTGCAGCATGTAACCGATCATGCCCTGGGTTTCAGCCACGAGGATATCCAGTGGATAGGGCTTCACTTCTTTGAATGCTGAATTCTGCAGGGCCAGCAGACCAACCTGAGGGCCATTACCGTGCACCAATACTACGTTCCAATCCTGAGTCATTTTGGCGATAGCTTTGGCCGCACAGCAAACGTTAATACGCTGAACATCGGCTTCCAGAGGCTCACCGCGACACAGTAGTGCGTTACCGCCCAGTGCCACGACTACAGTAGGTTTAG
This region of Shewanella sp. NFH-SH190041 genomic DNA includes:
- the argF gene encoding ornithine carbamoyltransferase, with translation MAFNLKNRNFLKLLDFTPAEINFLLNLSIDLKKAKYAGVEQKKLVGKNIALIFEKTSTRTRCAFEVAAFDQGALVTYLGPSGSQIGHKESMKDTARVLGRMYDGIEYRGFGQEIVEELGQYAGVPVWNGLTDEFHPTQILADFMTMMEHLPGVPLNKMKFAYMGDARFNMGNSLMVGAAKMGMEIRLVAPKAFWPNEELVRQCLDIAETTGAKIILTEDVKSGVEGVDFIYTDVWVSMGEPKEAWAERVRVMTPYQVNMDVIKATGNPQVKFLHCLPAFHDENTTMGKEIEEAYGMKGLEVTDEVFESHHSIVFDEAENRMHTIKAVMVATLGA
- the arcC gene encoding carbamate kinase — encoded protein: MTKPTVVVALGGNALLCRGEPLEADVQRINVCCAAKAIAKMTQDWNVVLVHGNGPQVGLLALQNSAFKEVKPYPLDILVAETQGMIGYMLQQELQNILPGTPVVTMLTQVEVDSKDPAFLMPTKYIGPVYDKAEADQLALDKGWEFKNDGKYIRRVVPSPKPLNIVESDSIRQLIDQGNLVICSGGGGIPVTRQDEKLIGVEAVIDKDLSAAFLAKQINADALLILTDADAVYLNWGTEQQEALRITHPETLAEMEFDAGSMGPKITAACEFVNATKGQVGIGCLTDGADILKGECGTLIMDKSQTQSIYKLKM